One region of Culex pipiens pallens isolate TS chromosome 2, TS_CPP_V2, whole genome shotgun sequence genomic DNA includes:
- the LOC120415520 gene encoding uncharacterized protein LOC120415520 — protein MKLLGVVCLFALVLLASAEDEKKPVAEAKVDDTSAAESATQEDKKQDKRGLHDWTGSYGGGFEEKHDVPHFETHEEKTLTVVKKVPVPYPVEKHIPYPVEKHVPVPVKVGVPKPYPVYKTVHYPVKEIVKVPYHVPAPYPVEKKVPYPVHVPVDNPVPVKVYVPAPYPVEKKVPVPVKVHVPAPYPVEKIVKVPVKVPVHVDKPYPVEKIVHYPVHVPVDRPVPVHVDKPVPVPVEKHVPYPVYKNVPYPVHVPYDRPVPVHVDKPVPVEVKVHVPAPYPVEKVIPYPVEKKVPYPVKVPVARPVPVEIEKHIPVEVEKHVPVPVKVSIPVVHHDEHHHVEEHHDFHEHH, from the exons ATGAAATTGTTG GGAGTTGTCTGTCTTTTTGCCTTGGTGCTTCTTGCATCCGCCGAAGATGAAAAGAAACCAGTGGCCGAAGCTAAGGTAGATGACACCAGTGCCGCCGAGAGTGCGACCCAGGAGGACAAAAAGCAGGACAAGCGCGGCCTGCACGACTGGACCGGCAGCTATGGCGGTGGCTTCGAGGAAAAGCACGACGTTCCCCACTTTGAAACGCACGAGGAGAAGACACTGACGGTGGTCAAGAAGGTCCCGGTGCCATACCCGGTTGAGAAGCACATCCCCTACCCGGTGGAGAAGCACGTCCCGGTTCCGGTCAAGGTTGGCGTACCAAAGCCATACCCGGTCTACAAGACTGTGCACTACCCAGTGAAGGAGATCGTCAAGGTGCCGTACCATGTCCCAGCTCCTTACCCAGTTGAGAAGAAGGTCCCGTACCCAGTCCATGTGCCAGTCGATAACCCAGTCCCGGTCAAGGTTTACGTGCCAGCCCCGTACCCAGTGGAGAAGAAGGTCCCGGTGCCCGTCAAGGTCCATGTCCCAGCTCCTTACCCAGTTGAGAAGATCGTGAAGGTCCCGGTCAAGGTCCCAGTTCATGTTGACAAGCCATACCCGGTTGAGAAGATCGTCCACTACCCAGTCCATGTCCCGGTTGACCGCCCAGTCCCCGTCCACGTTGACAAGCCCGTCCCAGTGCCAGTGGAGAAGCACGTCCCATACCCAGTCTACAAGAACGTCCCATACCCCGTCCATGTCCCATATGACCGTCCCGTCCCCGTCCATGTCGACAAACCCGTCCCAGTTGAGGTCAAGGTCCATGTCCCAGCCCCGTACCCGGTCGAGAAGGTCATCCCCTACCCAGTGGAGAAGAAGGTCCCATACCCCGTGAAGGTCCCAGTCGCGCGCCCCGTCCCGGTTGAGATCGAGAAGCACATCCCGGTCGAGGTCGAGAAGCACGTCCCAGTCCCCGTTAAGGTGTCCATCCCGGTTGTGCACCACGACGAACACCACCACGTCGAGGAACATCACGATTTCCATGAGCATCACTAA